The proteins below come from a single Oryzias latipes chromosome 14, ASM223467v1 genomic window:
- the LOC101163431 gene encoding BICD family-like cargo adapter 1, whose product MCKLKAGRQLMKPPPPVTSCHVRLCACENAQPTSRTDGTEETSTDQLIMDYSQSFSVLNEKLRPNFPLSEQLYSSLNRLEDRRMNSLQRKSKSSRSTILTADEEPKQSIPEPENLKEQEDLVSSGQEEDIEEEEETHEDLIHFVDPRLLNNPSLTNVDTDEQVDDDSSATQSDEKEDPEHLLTKETKGSSNPEGGKDGEGSSLEGCYIDGSLPDLIKSGRPLGRRRTVGHAMDTLKEVRREVELSRKRSIRLKAQVDKLQERRDGHGWTQNRDAVTDEVLSILRLLHPLTDPEFKEPEPSDNENQLNAALAQLKNVARKLAISYTKQEHRSGSDGTDERAILQQALRDRDEAIEKKKAMEAEVLRSKTEMMMLNNHLLEAAQKRLELSLELEAWKEDFQQILQQQVQAQHQAEQAQKKSSRLGILRRTNKAPIQRPPNFPLPAAAPPVTNQSQIFINKPAGSASPPSSAAPAKEKGTWRDKLKKGKSSQYGYQNAAGLDSMWRKDNGNDGFQVVSLD is encoded by the exons ATGTGTAAGCTGAAAGCAGGAAGACAGCTCATGAAGCCACCGCCTCCAGTGACATCATGTCATGTCAGGCTGTGCGCCTGTGAAAACGCACAGCCGACCAGCAGAACAG ATGGCACAGAGGAAACTTCTACAGACCAGCTGATCATGGATTACTCTCAGTCTTTCTCGGTCCTCAATGAAAAACTGAGACCCAATTTCCCCCTCAGCGAGCAGCTCTACTCTTCTCTGAACAGACTGGAGGACAGAAGGATGAACTCACTCCAGAGAAAGTCTAAATCCTCGCGGTCGACTATCCTGACAGCAGACGAGGAACCAAAACAGTCCATCCCAGAACCAGAAAACctgaaggagcaggaggatCTTGTCTCTAGTGGTCAAGAAGAAGAcatagaagaagaagaggaaaccCATGAGGACTTGATACATTTTGTTGACCCACGCCTTTTGAATAATCCAAGTTTGACAAACGTGGACACAGATGAACAAGTTGACGATGACTCCAGTGCCACACAGTCTGACGAGAAGGAAGATCCAGAGCACCTGCTTACAAAAGAGACTAAAGGATCCTCAAACCCAGAAGGAGGGAAAGACGGTGAAGGAAGCTCTCTGGAGGGGTGCTACATTGATGGGTCCTTGCCTGACCTGATTAAAAGTGGCAGGCCACTTGGGAGACGCAGGACAGTGGGACACGCCATGGACACG CTCAAAGAAGTACGCCGAGAAGTGGAGCTGTCTCGCAAACGAAGTATCAGGCTGAAGGCTCAAGTGGACAAACTGCAGGAAAGGAGAGATGGGCACGGTTGGACTCAGAACAGAGATGCG GTTACAGATGAAGTCTTGTCAATTCTGCGGCTGCTGCACCCACTGACAGATCCAGAGTTCAAGGAGCCGGAGCCCAGCGACAATGAAAACCAACTGAATGCTGCCCTTGCACAGCTCAAAAATGTGGCTCGCAAACTGGCAATCAGCTACACAAAACAG GAGCACAGATCTGGAAGTGATGGCACTGATGAAAGAGCCATTCTGCAGCAGGCGCTGAGGGACAGAGATGAGGCCATTGAGAA GAAAAAGGCGATGGAGGCTGAGGTGTTGCGCAGTAAGACAGAGATGATGATGCTGAACAACCACCTTCTGGAAGCTGCACAGAAACGTCTGGAGCTTTCGCTGGAGCTGGAGGCCTGGAAG gaggACTTTCAGCAGATCCTTCAGCAGCAGGTGCAGGCTCAGCACCAGGCTGAGCAGGCCCAGAAGAAGTCCTCCCGCCTCGGAATCCTAAGAAGAACCAATAAAGCACCCATCCAGCGGCCGCCGAACTTCCCTCTCCCTGCAGCCGCCCCACCCGTAACCAACCAAAGCCAGATCTTCATAAACAAACCAGCAGGTTCTGCTTCTCCACCTTCCAGCGCAGCTCCTGCTAAGGAAAAAGGCACTTGGAGAGACAAGCTCAAAAAGGGCAAGAGCAGTCAATATGGATACCAAAATGCAGCTGGGCTGGATTCAATGTGGAGGAAAGACAATGGCAATGATGGTTTCCAGGTTGTGTCACTTGATTGA
- the sumf2 gene encoding sulfatase-modifying factor 2 encodes MNEKTSLHLLTAVLLTAVAAGETVNIPGGRLLMGTNAADGRDGESSIREVEIQPFGMDKYPVTNAQFRDFVRSQKYRSEAETFGWSFVFQDFVSDELKSKVTQTIESAPWWLPVERVFWRQPAGPGSGIRERLDFPVVQVSWNDAQAFCRWKGHRLPTEEEWEWAARGGLQGRTYPWGNKFQVNRTNLWQGPFPDGDTAEDGYHGLAPVTAFPPQNNYGLYDMMGNTWEWTSSVFLAAKQMYVLRGASWIDTADGSANHKARVTTRMGNTPDSASDNLGFRCAASHGQKTNKDKAEL; translated from the exons atgaatgaaaagaCTTCGTTGCACTTGTTGACCGCTGTCCTTTTAACAGCCGTTG CTGCGGGAGAAACGGTTAACATCCCGGGAGGTAGACTGCTGATGGGAACTAATGCGGCGGACGGGCGGGATGGAGAATCCTCCATCAGAGAGGTGGAAATACAACCTTTTGGGATGGACAAATATCCGGTAACAAATGCCCAATTCAG AGACTTTGTGAGATCACAGAAGTATAGAAGTGAAGCTGAGACATTTGGCtggagttttgtgtttcagGATTTTGTGTCAGATGAGTTAAAGAGCAAAGTCACTCAGACGATTGAG TCTGCTCCTTGGTGGCTGCCAGTAGAGAGAGTATTCTGGAGACAG CCTGCAGGACCTGGTTCAGGCATCCGGGAGCGTCTGGACTTTCCTGTGGTTCAGGTGAGCTGGAATGATGCTCAGGCTTTCTGTAGGTGGAAAGGCCACAGACTACCCACTGAGGAGGAGTGGGAGTGGGCCGCACGTGGAGGACTGCAAG GTAGGACTTATCCATGGGGGAACAAGTTCCAGGTCAACAGAACCAACCTGTGGCAG GGACCGTTCCCAGATGGTGACACAGCAGAGGATGGATATCATGGCCTCGCCCCCGTCACAGCGTTTCCTCCTCAGAACAATTACG GACTCTATGACATGATGGGCAACACATGGGAGTGGACGTCCAGTGTTTTCCTAGCAGCAAAGCAAATGTACGTGCTGCGCGGCGCCTCCTGGATCGACACCGCCGACGGTTCGGCCAATCACAAGGCTCGGGTCACAACCAG AATGGGAAACACTCCTGACTCTGCATCTGATAACTTGGGATTCAGATGTGCTGCCAGCCAtggacagaaaacaaacaaggacAAGGCAGAATTGTAG